One Streptomyces mobaraensis NBRC 13819 = DSM 40847 DNA segment encodes these proteins:
- a CDS encoding SAM-dependent methyltransferase, translating into MQRHDEATRRYYETRDVDAFYDAVWGGEDIHTGSYEREGEPVADASRRTVERLAVYLADRLGPGRRALDLGSGYGGTARYLARRFGCRVVALNLSEAQNARHRETNTERGLDGLVDVVTGSFHDVPYGDGEFDAVCSLEALCHSDDRARALAEAARVLAPGGALAFTDVMAADGTPDDALRPVVARLGVDALATPSFYRERLTALGLEDVGFDDHSEQLVRHYVRLTEETESRKDTLRDLISPDYLQGLLRNLPLWVDAARSGRLRWGIFHARRSTA; encoded by the coding sequence GTGCAGCGACACGACGAGGCGACGCGGCGCTACTACGAGACCCGTGACGTGGACGCCTTCTACGACGCCGTCTGGGGCGGCGAGGACATCCACACCGGCAGTTACGAACGGGAGGGGGAGCCCGTCGCCGACGCGTCGCGGCGGACCGTGGAGCGGCTTGCGGTGTACCTCGCCGACCGGCTGGGGCCCGGGCGGCGGGCGCTGGACCTCGGGTCCGGGTACGGGGGCACCGCCCGCTACCTGGCCCGGCGGTTCGGGTGCCGGGTCGTCGCCCTCAACCTCAGCGAGGCGCAGAACGCGCGGCACCGCGAGACCAACACCGAGCGCGGCCTGGACGGTCTCGTCGACGTCGTCACCGGCTCGTTCCACGACGTGCCCTACGGCGACGGCGAGTTCGACGCCGTCTGCTCGCTGGAGGCGCTCTGCCACAGCGACGACCGCGCCCGCGCGCTGGCCGAGGCGGCGCGCGTCCTGGCGCCCGGCGGCGCCCTGGCCTTCACCGACGTCATGGCCGCCGACGGCACCCCCGACGACGCCCTGCGGCCCGTCGTCGCCCGGCTCGGCGTCGACGCGCTGGCCACGCCGTCGTTCTACCGGGAGCGGCTGACGGCACTCGGCCTGGAGGACGTCGGTTTCGACGACCACAGCGAACAACTGGTGCGCCACTACGTCCGGCTGACCGAGGAGACCGAATCCCGGAAGGACACCCTCCGGGACCTCATCAGCCCCGACTACCTCCAGGGTCTCCTCCGCAACCTGCCGCTGTGGGTGGACGCGGCCCGGAGCGGCCGTCTGCGCTGGGGCATCTTCCACGCGCGGCGCTCGACGGCGTGA
- a CDS encoding carboxymuconolactone decarboxylase family protein, with product MEPRFDLFATETGTRIGKRTAAVTAAIEPALPKSLRELVCLRASQINGCGFCVDAHAKEAAASGESALRLGLVAAWRESTVFTDAERAALALAEEGTRLADARQGVSDETWARVREHYADDQVAALVGLVAMINAANRFGVILRRPGGSYEPGVFAALRD from the coding sequence ATGGAACCCCGTTTCGACCTGTTCGCCACCGAGACCGGCACGAGGATCGGTAAGCGGACCGCCGCGGTCACCGCGGCGATCGAGCCGGCGCTGCCCAAGTCCCTCCGGGAACTGGTCTGCCTGCGGGCCAGCCAGATCAACGGCTGCGGCTTCTGCGTCGACGCCCATGCCAAGGAGGCGGCGGCCTCGGGCGAGTCCGCGCTCCGGCTCGGTCTGGTCGCCGCCTGGCGCGAGTCCACCGTGTTCACGGACGCCGAGCGGGCCGCGCTGGCGCTCGCGGAGGAGGGCACCCGGCTCGCCGACGCCCGTCAGGGCGTGTCCGACGAGACCTGGGCGCGGGTGCGCGAGCACTACGCCGACGACCAGGTCGCGGCGCTGGTCGGGCTCGTCGCCATGATCAACGCGGCCAACCGGTTCGGGGTGATCCTGCGCAGGCCGGGCGGCTCGTACGAGCCCGGCGTGTTCGCCGCCCTCCGGGACTGA
- a CDS encoding TetR/AcrR family transcriptional regulator, with translation MPKVSDAHLQARRREILDAAATCFARDGFHRTSMQDIVRESGISAGLIYRYFAGKDDMIAAIVTEWHEHRATLIDAARGAEQAPDADRLFSVYLDLLRSVGRPETAQDLHLGLQVWAETIRTPRIRELARHGVDGPRAAAAETIRSAAQHGKLPTHLDADAFARILIAVYQGLMLQTAWDDTVDNEAFVRAVETTLTALTRR, from the coding sequence ATGCCCAAGGTCAGCGACGCCCACCTGCAAGCCCGCAGACGCGAAATCCTTGACGCCGCCGCGACCTGCTTCGCCCGCGACGGCTTCCACCGCACTTCCATGCAGGACATCGTCCGCGAATCCGGAATCAGCGCCGGCCTGATCTACCGGTACTTCGCCGGCAAGGACGACATGATCGCAGCGATCGTCACCGAGTGGCACGAACATCGGGCGACACTCATCGACGCCGCCCGCGGAGCCGAACAGGCGCCGGATGCCGACCGACTGTTTTCCGTCTACCTGGATCTGCTGCGATCCGTCGGCCGACCCGAAACGGCCCAAGACCTCCACCTGGGCCTGCAGGTCTGGGCCGAAACGATCCGCACGCCCCGCATCCGCGAGCTGGCCCGCCACGGTGTGGACGGCCCCCGTGCCGCCGCTGCCGAGACAATCCGCTCGGCGGCACAGCACGGCAAACTGCCCACCCATCTCGACGCTGACGCGTTCGCCCGCATCCTCATCGCGGTCTACCAAGGACTCATGCTGCAAACCGCGTGGGACGACACCGTCGACAACGAGGCATTCGTACGCGCCGTCGAAACGACACTCACCGCCCTCACACGCCGCTGA
- a CDS encoding alpha/beta hydrolase, translating into MTPLRRAAAALTAAACLAALPAVAEAGTGTGAGDDAGTSAGLARYQHQRPDWKSCLQGPDDETGRALERAGARCATISVPLDYSDPGGRTITLAVSRIKATDTAHRVGALLVNNGGPGGPSLGLAAGIRQVMKDVGERYDVVGMDPRFVGRSTPLDCHWPTGTWLRSAGSDRRSFDRQAAFQRDLAERCGRAAGDVLPYVTTRDTARDMDVVRAVLGERRISYLGYSYGTYLGTVYTQLFPGRTDRVVLDGAIDPRAYSPRLLATAIDANERALEHWADWTARRDARYGLGRTRAQVLATIDGIVRTAAHRPLALRAEARTYRVDDTVVPSLLFGALADDRDPNRADLADAVATLHRAARGGTVEASGQLADILAATLSDAASASGSVQAAILCGDVAAPRDPETYRRAVEDSRAAHPLFGPLAHNTNPCAFWPRAPRERPTEVHADAPALIVAATGDPRTPYAGGQALHGLLPSSRLVTVEGADHHGLYGEYGNACVDGRVNAYLATGRLPATDATCPK; encoded by the coding sequence ATGACACCCTTGCGCAGAGCCGCCGCCGCGCTGACGGCCGCCGCCTGCCTGGCCGCCCTGCCCGCCGTCGCGGAGGCCGGCACCGGTACGGGTGCCGGCGACGACGCCGGTACGTCCGCCGGGCTCGCCCGCTACCAGCACCAGCGGCCGGACTGGAAAAGCTGCCTCCAGGGTCCCGACGACGAGACGGGCCGGGCACTGGAACGGGCCGGCGCCCGCTGCGCCACGATCTCCGTACCCCTGGACTACTCCGACCCCGGCGGGCGCACCATCACCCTCGCCGTCTCCCGCATCAAGGCCACCGACACCGCCCACCGGGTCGGAGCGCTCCTCGTCAACAACGGCGGCCCCGGCGGCCCGTCGCTCGGCCTCGCCGCCGGCATCCGCCAGGTCATGAAGGACGTCGGGGAACGCTACGACGTCGTCGGCATGGACCCCCGCTTCGTCGGCCGCAGCACCCCGCTGGACTGCCACTGGCCCACCGGCACCTGGCTCCGCTCCGCCGGCTCGGACCGCCGGAGCTTCGACCGGCAGGCCGCGTTCCAGCGCGACCTGGCCGAGCGCTGCGGCCGGGCGGCCGGCGACGTCCTGCCGTACGTCACCACCCGCGACACCGCCCGCGACATGGACGTCGTCCGCGCCGTCCTCGGCGAACGCCGGATCTCCTACCTGGGCTACTCCTACGGCACCTACCTCGGCACCGTCTACACCCAGCTGTTCCCCGGCCGCACCGACCGGGTCGTCCTCGACGGCGCCATCGACCCGCGCGCCTACAGCCCCCGGCTGCTGGCCACGGCGATCGACGCCAACGAGCGCGCCCTGGAACACTGGGCCGACTGGACGGCCCGCCGCGACGCCCGGTACGGGCTCGGCCGCACCCGCGCCCAGGTCCTCGCCACGATCGACGGCATCGTCCGCACGGCCGCCCACCGCCCGCTCGCCCTGCGCGCCGAGGCGCGGACGTACCGGGTGGACGACACCGTCGTCCCGTCCCTCCTCTTCGGCGCCCTGGCCGACGACCGCGACCCCAACCGCGCCGACCTCGCCGACGCGGTCGCCACGCTCCACCGGGCCGCCCGCGGCGGCACCGTCGAGGCGTCCGGGCAGCTGGCCGACATCCTCGCCGCCACCCTGAGCGACGCCGCCTCCGCGTCGGGCAGCGTCCAGGCGGCGATCCTGTGCGGCGACGTCGCCGCGCCGCGCGACCCCGAGACGTACCGCCGCGCCGTCGAGGACTCCCGCGCCGCACACCCCCTCTTCGGCCCGCTCGCCCACAACACCAACCCCTGCGCCTTCTGGCCGCGGGCGCCGCGTGAACGTCCCACCGAGGTCCACGCCGACGCCCCCGCCCTGATCGTCGCCGCCACCGGCGACCCGCGCACCCCGTACGCCGGCGGCCAGGCCCTGCACGGCCTGCTGCCGTCCTCCCGCCTCGTGACCGTCGAGGGGGCGGACCACCACGGCCTCTACGGCGAGTACGGCAACGCGTGCGTCGACGGGCGGGTGAACGCCTACCTCGCCACCGGCCGCCTCCCGGCGACGGACGCGACCTGCCCGAAGTAG
- a CDS encoding Catechol 1,2-dioxygenase 1, giving the protein MADDTLPTGGTTGANGHDPHVPGHGDDTTERRHISRKTVLKAALLAVPLPALLGGGVALARDHRPADAPLPPTPYCDDGDEPTPPQIEGPYFKPSSPERSSLLEPGMRGTRLTVAGFVFGPTCRPVAHALLDFWQADNAGAYDNRGYRLRGHQYTDERGAFTLTTIVPGLYPGRTRHLHVKVQAPGGPLLTTQLYFPGEPRNQTDSLFDPRLLMTVRQAGPAKEAAFDFVVNPGVPGAARGR; this is encoded by the coding sequence ATGGCGGACGACACCCTGCCCACCGGCGGGACGACCGGCGCGAACGGCCACGACCCCCACGTCCCCGGACACGGCGACGACACGACGGAACGGCGGCACATCAGCCGCAAGACCGTGCTCAAGGCGGCCCTCCTCGCCGTACCCCTGCCCGCCCTGCTGGGCGGCGGCGTGGCGCTGGCCCGCGACCACCGGCCCGCCGACGCGCCCCTGCCCCCCACCCCGTACTGCGACGACGGCGACGAGCCCACCCCGCCCCAGATAGAAGGCCCCTACTTCAAGCCGAGCTCACCCGAGCGCTCCTCCCTGCTCGAACCGGGTATGCGCGGCACCCGCCTCACGGTCGCCGGCTTCGTCTTCGGCCCGACCTGCCGGCCCGTCGCCCACGCCCTGCTGGACTTCTGGCAGGCCGACAACGCCGGCGCCTACGACAACCGCGGCTACCGGCTTCGGGGCCACCAATACACCGACGAGCGGGGGGCGTTCACCCTCACGACCATCGTCCCCGGCCTCTACCCCGGCCGCACCCGCCACCTCCACGTCAAGGTCCAGGCGCCGGGCGGCCCCCTCCTCACGACCCAGCTCTACTTCCCCGGCGAACCCCGCAACCAGACCGACTCCCTCTTCGACCCGCGGCTGCTGATGACGGTCCGTCAGGCAGGACCCGCGAAGGAGGCCGCCTTCGACTTCGTCGTCAACCCCGGCGTGCCCGGCGCGGCGCGCGGACGCTGA
- a CDS encoding M15 family metallopeptidase — protein MRRVLRGLVAGAAATLAVTAVPATTTAQERHEPKAPPQFVALRDVDPTILQEMRYRTRHNFTGERIDGYRQPLCVVTRDTAAALRRAQRTFLRQGYSLKVYDCYRPQRAVDHFVRWAKDLDDQRMKAEFYPRVDKTRLFDDGYIAAKSGHSRGSTVDLTLVRLPALPTRPYHPGEPLKPCYGPQRDRFPDNSLDMGTGFDCFDTLSHTLDPRVVGAQRANRLLLKNGLEKAGFRNLPEEWWHYTYQPETFPDTYFDFPVTRRSLRPGR, from the coding sequence ATGCGAAGAGTTCTCCGCGGCCTGGTCGCCGGGGCCGCCGCCACCCTCGCGGTGACGGCCGTGCCCGCCACCACCACGGCACAGGAGCGCCACGAGCCCAAGGCGCCACCGCAGTTCGTCGCCCTTCGGGACGTCGATCCGACCATCCTGCAGGAGATGCGCTACCGCACCCGCCACAACTTCACCGGCGAGCGGATCGACGGCTACCGGCAGCCCCTGTGCGTCGTGACACGCGACACGGCCGCCGCGCTGCGCCGGGCACAGCGGACGTTCCTCCGGCAGGGGTACTCCCTCAAGGTCTACGACTGCTACCGGCCGCAGCGCGCCGTCGACCACTTCGTCCGCTGGGCCAAGGACCTCGACGACCAGCGGATGAAGGCGGAGTTCTATCCGCGCGTCGACAAGACGCGGCTCTTCGACGACGGCTACATCGCGGCCAAGTCCGGCCACAGCAGGGGCAGTACGGTCGACCTGACCCTCGTCCGGCTGCCCGCGCTCCCCACCCGCCCGTACCACCCCGGCGAACCGCTGAAGCCCTGCTACGGCCCGCAGCGCGACCGCTTCCCCGACAACTCCCTGGACATGGGCACCGGGTTCGACTGCTTCGACACCCTGTCGCACACCCTCGACCCGCGCGTCGTCGGCGCACAGCGCGCCAACCGGCTGCTGCTCAAGAACGGCCTGGAGAAGGCCGGTTTCCGCAACCTTCCGGAAGAGTGGTGGCACTACACGTACCAGCCGGAGACGTTCCCGGACACGTACTTCGACTTCCCGGTCACCCGACGCTCACTCCGGCCGGGCCGCTAG
- a CDS encoding class I SAM-dependent methyltransferase, with protein sequence MQNQASRTAEHVALFRALESSRRRNRLFVDSYAMKFLPAGYRWLVRLARLPPVGHYIEGRIDKHWPAGPRASAVVRTRLIDDLLTEALNQGAHQVVLLGAGYDSRAYRIPGMANVKVFEVDHPATQATKQRLICAHVRPDRRTHVRFVPVDLVHDDLDAALQQAGFVPMERTVVIWEGVTNYLTAQAVDTTLRYLSATTGRGSRIIFTYVDRAALDGSGTYSGVEEWHAVVREADEPWTFGFHPSELPEYLAERRLELTVDLSAHDAATRYLNPLGRDEPAAFFYRIAQAEVL encoded by the coding sequence ATGCAGAACCAGGCGAGCCGCACGGCCGAGCATGTAGCGCTATTCCGGGCATTGGAGTCGTCCAGGCGAAGGAACCGGCTCTTCGTCGACTCATACGCGATGAAGTTCCTTCCTGCCGGATACCGGTGGCTTGTCCGACTCGCCAGACTTCCACCCGTGGGCCACTACATCGAGGGCCGCATCGACAAGCACTGGCCCGCAGGTCCACGCGCCTCTGCGGTCGTCCGCACAAGACTCATCGACGACCTGCTGACCGAAGCCCTGAACCAGGGCGCGCACCAGGTGGTACTGCTGGGGGCCGGATACGACAGCCGGGCCTACCGGATCCCCGGCATGGCGAACGTGAAGGTGTTCGAGGTCGACCACCCCGCGACGCAGGCCACCAAACAGCGATTGATCTGCGCGCATGTCCGTCCCGATCGGCGCACCCATGTGCGCTTCGTGCCCGTCGACCTGGTGCACGACGATCTTGATGCGGCACTACAGCAAGCGGGCTTCGTGCCCATGGAGCGCACCGTGGTCATCTGGGAGGGAGTGACGAACTACCTCACCGCCCAGGCCGTGGACACCACACTGCGCTACCTGTCGGCGACGACCGGCCGCGGCAGCCGGATCATTTTCACCTACGTCGACCGCGCCGCTCTGGACGGCAGCGGCACCTACAGCGGAGTCGAGGAATGGCACGCCGTGGTCCGCGAGGCAGACGAACCATGGACGTTCGGCTTCCACCCCTCCGAACTGCCCGAATACCTCGCCGAACGCAGGCTGGAACTGACGGTGGACCTGTCCGCGCATGACGCTGCCACCCGCTACCTCAACCCGCTGGGCCGGGACGAACCGGCCGCCTTCTTCTACCGCATCGCGCAAGCGGAGGTGCTCTAG
- a CDS encoding helix-turn-helix domain-containing protein — MAPHAQDAPLSADPVPLHRLAVPAACPPPFAMGSFDALGPESRAGYPHRHTFYEIAYVTAGTGTHVVDVVRHPLRPPHLCVILPGQVHYWDRAVGLSGVLLLFTEDFLLSRPDDRRLLRALGERRVPRLPTGPDGGDTAGIGSLVRAMEREFTARADGYASVLEAYLHILLVRALRLPGERRPEADAGRSAEVAREFGALVTETAGAEGAVRAYADRLGVSVGYLIESVKQATGRTPGELVRAARALEAKRLLTGSGLTVAQIARRVGFGDPAYFCRFFRRETGVSPGDFRRSAGGCPPDRARERTPDRTPERTPERTPE; from the coding sequence ATGGCCCCCCACGCCCAGGACGCACCCCTGTCCGCCGACCCCGTGCCCCTGCACCGGCTCGCCGTCCCGGCCGCCTGCCCGCCGCCCTTCGCGATGGGCTCCTTCGACGCCCTCGGCCCGGAATCCCGTGCCGGGTACCCCCACCGGCACACCTTCTACGAGATCGCCTACGTCACCGCCGGGACCGGCACCCACGTCGTCGACGTCGTACGCCACCCGCTGCGCCCTCCCCACCTGTGCGTCATCCTCCCCGGCCAGGTGCACTACTGGGACCGCGCCGTCGGCCTCAGCGGCGTCCTCCTGCTGTTCACCGAGGACTTCCTGCTGTCCCGACCCGACGACCGGCGCCTGCTGCGCGCCCTGGGGGAGCGGCGGGTGCCGCGCCTGCCCACCGGGCCGGACGGCGGCGACACGGCCGGGATCGGTTCCCTGGTGCGGGCCATGGAACGGGAGTTCACGGCCCGCGCCGACGGCTACGCCTCCGTCCTGGAGGCGTACCTGCACATCCTGCTCGTCCGTGCCCTGCGGCTGCCGGGGGAGCGAAGACCCGAGGCGGACGCGGGCCGGTCCGCCGAGGTCGCCAGGGAGTTCGGCGCGCTGGTCACCGAGACCGCGGGGGCCGAGGGCGCGGTCCGCGCCTACGCCGACCGGCTCGGCGTCTCCGTCGGCTACCTCATCGAGTCCGTCAAACAGGCCACCGGCCGGACACCCGGCGAACTCGTCCGGGCCGCCCGCGCCCTGGAGGCGAAACGGTTGCTCACCGGCTCCGGCCTGACCGTCGCCCAGATCGCCCGGCGCGTGGGATTCGGCGATCCCGCCTACTTCTGCCGCTTCTTCCGGCGGGAGACCGGCGTCAGCCCCGGCGACTTCCGCCGGTCCGCGGGCGGGTGCCCGCCGGACAGGGCGCGGGAGAGGACACCGGACAGGACACCGGAGAGGACACCGGAGAGGACACCGGAGTAA
- a CDS encoding APC family permease: MPADHDAAADTAAVEAAVQEGRLRRDLGFWALTAIGFSNIVGSGWLFAAMYAARTAGPASLLTWVGAGVLCGLVALVMIELGASRPEGGGTVRWPLYAGGRLVGTLIGWSVLLSVGGTAAEISAIMQYADHYLPDLYHGHVLTPTGLALAVGLSVLLTALNWFAVRLFARLNNLVSLFKIAVPVVTVVALFASGWHSGRLTDHGGFAPYGYAACLSALAGGGIVYSVNGFQAALDFSGEARDPRRTIPASVLTGIGLALLMYLALQFAFLFTVPESLLGHGWQGVDLESPFGQLALILNLHWLSSLLYADAVLSPGGSAYVGVALNARHTYALAKNRTLPRTFMRVDRRSGIPHRALALNLVVIVVFLLPFGEWQRIVSIMGDMYLLIYAASAVAVAVFRADPGTPMAGWVPGLRWIAPVSFVVATEFVYWSGWHDLRLALPVVLAGLLIFLGMRRSAADGPLAAELREGAWLVCYLTVLTLLSWLGTFKGTGRLPAPYDSLAVALFAFGVFHWAVRSGVRYRATARVEAP, from the coding sequence GTGCCAGCGGATCACGACGCCGCAGCGGACACCGCCGCCGTCGAGGCGGCCGTGCAGGAGGGCAGGCTCCGGCGGGACCTCGGCTTCTGGGCCCTCACCGCCATCGGTTTCTCCAACATCGTCGGCTCCGGCTGGCTCTTCGCGGCGATGTACGCGGCCCGCACCGCCGGACCCGCCTCGCTGCTCACCTGGGTGGGCGCCGGTGTGCTGTGCGGACTCGTCGCCCTGGTGATGATCGAGCTCGGCGCGTCGCGGCCCGAGGGCGGCGGTACGGTCCGCTGGCCGCTGTACGCCGGCGGGCGCCTCGTCGGGACGCTGATCGGCTGGTCCGTCCTGCTGTCGGTGGGCGGCACCGCCGCCGAGATCAGCGCCATCATGCAGTACGCCGACCACTACCTGCCCGACCTCTACCACGGCCATGTGCTCACCCCCACCGGCCTCGCGCTCGCCGTCGGCCTGAGCGTGCTGCTGACGGCGCTGAACTGGTTCGCGGTCCGCCTGTTCGCACGGCTGAACAACCTCGTCTCCCTCTTCAAGATCGCCGTGCCGGTCGTCACCGTCGTCGCCCTGTTCGCCTCCGGCTGGCACTCCGGACGCCTCACCGACCACGGCGGTTTCGCCCCCTACGGCTACGCCGCCTGCCTCTCCGCCCTCGCCGGCGGCGGCATCGTCTACTCGGTCAACGGCTTCCAGGCGGCCCTCGACTTCTCCGGCGAGGCCCGCGACCCCCGCCGCACCATCCCGGCCTCCGTCCTCACCGGCATCGGCCTGGCGCTGCTGATGTACCTGGCGCTCCAGTTCGCCTTCCTCTTCACCGTCCCCGAGAGCCTCCTGGGCCACGGCTGGCAGGGAGTCGACCTGGAATCGCCGTTCGGCCAGCTCGCCCTGATCCTCAACCTGCACTGGCTGTCCAGCCTGCTCTACGCCGACGCGGTGCTCTCGCCCGGTGGCTCGGCGTACGTCGGCGTGGCCCTCAACGCCCGCCACACCTACGCCCTCGCCAAGAACCGCACCCTGCCCCGGACTTTCATGCGGGTGGACCGCCGGTCCGGCATCCCGCACCGGGCGCTGGCCCTGAACCTCGTGGTGATCGTCGTCTTCCTGCTGCCCTTCGGGGAGTGGCAGCGGATCGTCAGCATCATGGGCGACATGTACCTGCTGATCTACGCGGCCTCGGCCGTGGCGGTCGCCGTCTTCCGCGCCGACCCCGGCACCCCCATGGCGGGCTGGGTGCCGGGTCTGCGCTGGATCGCTCCCGTCAGCTTCGTCGTGGCCACCGAGTTCGTGTACTGGTCGGGCTGGCACGACCTGCGGCTGGCGCTGCCCGTCGTGCTGGCCGGACTGCTGATCTTCCTCGGGATGCGGCGCTCCGCCGCCGACGGACCGCTCGCCGCCGAACTGCGCGAGGGCGCCTGGCTGGTGTGCTACCTGACGGTGCTGACCCTGCTGTCCTGGCTGGGCACCTTCAAGGGCACGGGCCGCCTGCCCGCCCCCTACGACTCCCTCGCCGTCGCCCTCTTCGCGTTCGGCGTCTTCCACTGGGCCGTACGCTCGGGTGTCCGGTACCGGGCGACGGCGCGGGTAGAGGCTCCGTGA
- a CDS encoding alpha/beta fold hydrolase, whose translation METGTLTVPGAEIHYEVRGAGPPLLLLNGGDGDAAMFGPLARLMAEHHTVVTFDPRGNSRSRLTAPPREQTIEERGRDAHLLLDAVAPGQAAYVFGTSYGGMTGMDLLARHPGRVRALVAHDPFVVDLLPDADRWHALFRELHALHRREGPRPALRRLCEEIGLEDVPEPDEALPPPAREMLSRVEANGAVCLEYELRSFTRFRPDLEALRAGRCTLVTGEERPGALTHRTTATLAERLGTRVTEFPGGHVGYLTHPAEFAAALREAFAD comes from the coding sequence ATGGAGACAGGTACGCTCACCGTTCCCGGCGCCGAGATCCACTACGAGGTACGCGGAGCGGGCCCGCCCCTCCTCCTGCTCAACGGCGGCGACGGCGACGCCGCCATGTTCGGCCCGCTGGCCCGCCTGATGGCCGAACACCACACCGTCGTCACCTTCGACCCGCGCGGCAACTCCCGCAGCCGCCTCACGGCCCCGCCCCGGGAGCAGACGATCGAGGAGCGCGGCCGCGACGCCCACCTGCTGCTGGACGCGGTCGCCCCCGGGCAGGCGGCGTACGTCTTCGGCACCAGCTACGGCGGCATGACGGGCATGGACCTGCTGGCCCGCCATCCGGGCCGGGTACGGGCACTGGTCGCCCACGACCCGTTCGTCGTCGACCTGCTGCCCGACGCCGACCGCTGGCACGCCCTCTTCCGCGAGCTCCACGCCCTCCACCGGCGTGAGGGGCCGCGCCCGGCGCTGCGGCGGCTCTGCGAGGAGATCGGCCTTGAGGACGTACCCGAGCCGGACGAGGCGCTGCCCCCGCCCGCGCGGGAGATGCTGAGCCGTGTCGAGGCCAACGGCGCGGTCTGCCTGGAGTACGAACTCCGCTCCTTCACCCGCTTCCGCCCGGACCTCGAGGCGCTGCGCGCGGGCCGGTGCACCCTGGTGACGGGGGAGGAGCGGCCCGGCGCGCTCACCCACCGCACGACGGCGACCCTGGCCGAGCGACTGGGCACCCGGGTCACGGAGTTCCCGGGCGGACACGTGGGCTACCTGACGCACCCGGCGGAGTTCGCCGCGGCGCTGCGGGAAGCCTTCGCCGACTGA
- a CDS encoding transglycosylase SLT domain-containing protein, with amino-acid sequence MRSTHSGYTRLTKAHKFSAAALTAAGAAAVAFGAASHAVAAPAPVKPVAWSAEAFGQAQDAERKDAADKAAEQARAEAAAAKHTAKTKAEADAKAKADAKAKADAKAKADKDRAEKQAANRSTTRKPLSKPAAPAAPAPKAYGNDLEGWIAQALDIMKAKGIPASYDGVKRNIMRESTGNPHAINDWDVNAVNGVPSKGLLQIIDPTFKAYHVEGTSWDIYDPVANIVASCNYAADKYGSMDNVNSAY; translated from the coding sequence ATGCGTTCCACCCACTCCGGCTATACCCGTCTGACCAAGGCCCACAAGTTCTCCGCCGCGGCGCTGACCGCCGCCGGTGCCGCCGCTGTCGCGTTCGGTGCGGCCTCGCACGCGGTGGCCGCCCCGGCGCCGGTGAAGCCGGTCGCCTGGAGCGCGGAGGCTTTCGGTCAGGCGCAGGACGCCGAGCGGAAGGACGCCGCCGACAAGGCGGCCGAGCAGGCCCGGGCCGAGGCCGCCGCGGCCAAGCACACCGCCAAGACCAAGGCCGAGGCGGACGCGAAGGCGAAGGCCGACGCGAAGGCGAAGGCGGATGCCAAGGCCAAGGCCGACAAGGACCGCGCCGAGAAGCAGGCCGCGAACCGTTCCACCACCCGCAAGCCGCTGAGCAAGCCCGCCGCTCCGGCCGCTCCGGCGCCGAAGGCGTACGGCAATGACCTGGAGGGCTGGATCGCCCAGGCGCTGGACATCATGAAGGCCAAGGGCATCCCGGCTTCCTATGACGGTGTGAAGCGGAACATCATGCGGGAGTCGACCGGTAACCCGCACGCGATCAACGACTGGGACGTCAACGCCGTCAATGGTGTGCCGTCGAAGGGTCTGCTGCAGATCATCGACCCGACGTTCAAGGCGTACCACGTCGAGGGCACGTCCTGGGACATCTACGACCCGGTGGCCAACATCGTCGCGTCCTGCAATTACGCGGCCGACAAGTACGGCTCGATGGACAACGTGAACTCCGCCTACTGA